One genomic segment of Ascochyta rabiei chromosome 20, complete sequence includes these proteins:
- a CDS encoding translocase of the inner membrane, which translates to MDHSRDPCPWVILNDFGGAFAMGAVGGAVWHGVKGFRNSPYGERRIGAITAIKARAPVLGGNFGVWGGLFNTYDCAVKGLRKKEDPWNAIIAGFFTGGSLAVRGGYKSMRNGAISCAILLAVIEGVSIGFNRMMADNTKLEAPPPPPTDAGASPSGGLALPA; encoded by the exons ATGGATCACTCCCGCGATCCCTGTCCCTGGGTCATCCTGAATGACTTTGGTGGTGCTTTTGCCATGGGT GCTGTCGGTGGAGCCGTCTGGCACGGCGTAAAAGGT TTCCGTAACTCCCCCTATGGTGAGCGACGTATCGGTGCCATCACAGCCATCAAGGCGCGTGCACCCGTGCTCGGCGGCAACTTCGGTGTCTGGGGAGGCCTTTTCAACACATACGACTGCGCAGTCAAGGGACTGCGAAAGAAGGAGGACCCGTGGAACGCCATCATCGCAGGATTCTTCACCGGCGGTTCGCTCGCGGTACGAGGAGGCTACAAGTCGATGCGCAACGGCGCGATATCCTGTGCCATCCTTCTGGCCGTCATTGAAGGTGTTTCCATTGGCTTCAACCGCATGATGGCCGACAACACCAAGCTCGAGGCGCCCCCGCCACCTCCCACAGACGCCGGCGCATCGCCAAGCGGCGGCCTTGCTCTGCCTGCGTAA